Within the Megalobrama amblycephala isolate DHTTF-2021 unplaced genomic scaffold, ASM1881202v1 scaffold516, whole genome shotgun sequence genome, the region tatttactttatttacaaaatattaatcttgatattaatattaatatttttaggtgaactaaccctttaagcacaagatgcagttttgtcatctgtcactttaaatgcttgagctctttaagcaggatggattctgattggctgtcaatgtttctattgttcatcagctggaaaaaatcattctgaaagtgattccaatgatattgtttctctgCGCCGTtacagttgtggtgtggactctgctattcttttatatttagagcgattttagaactatatctagTTATCATCCCTGGTGCAAATGGGCCCTAAAACTTTAAGACGTGAACACAAGGCTGTGATGGACATACAGACCAATCAGTGGCTTGTTACCGTTCAGTGATGTCCTGATGGATTCATCAAAAGCAGAAGGATCTTTGCCAGTCAAAACAGAGAGATTCATGTCCACGAGGTTCATGAGCACCTGGTAACACTCTTCTGTAGCTGGAGCGTTTGGATCTTGTTGTCTGCGCTCTGATAGAGGGTGCAGTAGCACTTCTCGCGTCCCGGGTTTGAATCCCGCTGCAAAGACTTCTTCCGACCCTGTTCCGCTCTCTCTTGCCAATGCTTCCAGTCTCCTCTCATGCGGTTCTATagattaaatttacattttcagcatcacttcagtgtcacatgatccttcagaaatcattcgaatatgttgatttgctgctcaagaaacatttctgattattattgatgttgaaaacagttttgctgcttcgtatttttgtggaaactgttgatgcactactattcaaaagtttggggtaaggtaaaaataaatttattcaacaaagacacattaaattaatcaagtgacagtaaagacatttataaagatttcttgttcaaataaatgctgttctgttgaactttctattcatcaaaaatcctgaaaaagtatcatgtgtcatttcaacattgataataatcataaatgtttctttagcagcaaatcatcatattagaatgatttctgaaggatcatgtgacactgaagactggagtaatgatgctgaaaattcagctttgatcacaggaataaattacactttactaaatattcacatagaaaacagttattttaggttgtagtaatatttcacattattactgtttttgctatatttttgatcagataTGCCTCATGGgaagaagagacttctttaaaaacatcaaatcagggctgttaaatagttttaaaactTAAGAAATGCTTTACCCTTTCCCATGTCCTTAAGTATTGTTTCCTTGTGTTGAAAGaaatctgaaaaacaaaaacaaaaaaatcaaatggaTGGTAATTAAATAACTGGTAAACTTAAGTCAAATTAAGGTCAGAACCTTTTATCTTTTGCCAGAGAAGTTTCTTAATCTCCACTTCATCAGCTAAAGCGCTTCCGCATAGAGCTGCAGAAAAACAGACAGTAAAACACTGGACACAGGTACAACATAACACCCTAACACAACATAAATAGCACATATTATTACGCAATAAGCTAATACAGACCTGAAATTTAGGTAAATTTTGTACAGTGTGCGATGTAGAATATAAACtgatattacaaatattaaactCCCCTTTAAGAGTTTGTTACCTTGCAGGTACAGCATGTCAAATTCATCCTGCTGATTTTTCTTGGAGCCTTTGTGAAACTTGCTGCCAAAGTTGGAGGCGTCCACAAACGCTCCAGTGAGAGAATAACCTGCTTCATGAGGAGTGATCTCAAACCAGGGGTCTGCAGACAGAAACACGTCTATATAACAGctgaaacaaacacattatctctctctctttcagacaaacacagacCTCCGATATTGCGTTGTTTGCACTTCTTGTCGATCACGGTGTAGATGGGAAACGGGACTTTACCGTCTTTACTCTGCTGGCTCCACtgctctgtgagtgtgtgttcgtCGATCTACAGAGAACACAGTATTCACAGCTTCATGTTATTGTAGAGACCGGGGACAAATACATTCAATTTCTTCAATCACCAACAAGTTCAACTTAAAACATGTGCAACAACAGTCCTCTTGACTCAAAGCCTCAAGTATCTTTACATTTATGCAGTGAGAGACTTTATAAAGAGAATTTTACTGAGAAAATTAGTaaatttcatcatttcattCATGCTTGAGATAAAGAAATATGACTGCTGAAGTACAAAAGTCATTTTGGAGATTTTACTTTTCATGTCAGTTTTATCTCTGATGTTGGTTCAAACGAGTGAATATGCTTTACACTGTCTGTATTTTCAGATATAGTCGATGTAAGCCAGATTTTATTAACAATTTACGTACAAATCACTCTTATGAAACTGTTCTTTGTAGtgagtcaaaaacacacagaggGAGCAACATGTGCATAGAccaattcatgaacaaatgactcttatgaaccggttctttttagtgagtCAATACACAATACACCCGATTCAGTGGACCGCTTTTAAATCACTTAGTAAACTGCAAGATATCAATAACATGTTCTctgtaaaaatgctactttTCCCTGAGTAGTTTcgagaaatatttatttcctgtttttttttttcctcttcacACAACCCCTGAAGAACTTGGTCTTACTTCCGACGAGCTGCTTTAAAACGatatgtgtattgtgaaaagcgcaaATTTGACTTGATTTACTTAATATTATACATATTGTTAATAAATCACATAAGTCTTATTTCAGTGGATTCATTATTCATAACATCATGTTAATTTTATCACCTATCTGTGTATTAATTTTGTGTTATATTCTCTATGTAGTAGTCTAGACCTATCCCTATAAGATCAGAGATGTTTAGAATAAATTGATATGCTTAATAGAAAATGTCTgttatttgatttttattttttaaagtaagaTGATTACTTTGTGGTCCCTCTAAAGGAATGCAACTGTTTTGCATATTAATATACTCAAATGTCCATAAATCCACAAGAAATATGAATAACTGCTTGCTTTGGTGTTGTCACTCCTCATAGTCCTCGTGCCatcctataaataattttctagatctGTCCCGGGTCACGAATAGGCTATTTACAGACCTCTTTCACATATGACGTGATGACCATCACTGCCCAGATGTCAGTCAGACTGAAGTGGTCTTTcccataataatattttttcagtTTGGCAAATGCTTCTTTCCAGCTGACTTCAGGACCGCTGAGTCTCTTGATGATCTTGTTTTTCACAGTCTCTAGTTTGGTGGACCAGTCTGGTTCCTGATATACGGAGGCCATACACCTTCAGAGGAAGAATATATGCTCTTATTTTTGGCATtcaacctgtgtgtgtgtgtgtgtgtgtgtgtgtgtgtgtatatgtgtgtgtttctcagTGTTCATACCAGGTGGATCCAGAGACTCCGCTCAGATAAAGGATGGAGTCCAGAAGACCTGTTTTCTGGAGCTGAACCAGGGATCCCAGCAATCCCACCATGGCTCGTTGTCCTCCTCCAGAACCCAGTAAGGCAATGTTTGGCACCTcatcctgaaacacacacaccattCAAAGCATTAgattatccaccttatttttaaagTAAGAGCCCAGCTAACAGAAAGAATAAAAgattcttagaacatatttttgtttgctAGCAGGAGCCTGTTACTTTGTAGTTCATCAGATCTCACTCACCATGTAAAGAGAGTCAGGAGAGATGGCTGATAGGACAATGGTGAATAGTTTGCAGTTCCTGAGCATCACTGTCAAATATCCAATCTTGTGAAATGTGTAGTAAGTACTGACACTCCCtagtatagagggtatgcacgtgacgtcaccgtcgaccgttacgactgcggccacgcccactgagtggcaaaagactgaatgggctcgcacaccggacgcgaagctcagcgcctcgccacgtctttaaaattcgaacgcattgttacactggcggcgacattcggcgcctgtccgcggcgcccagctacgactcagaaaaaatataaaacaatgcgttcgaatttgaaagacgtgtcgcggcgcagcgcggcgctgagcttcgcgtccggtgtgcgaaccccttgagcggcagcattggttttcagcgtgaatgtcgtgaaaaacacacaaaacacatccaaaacgggaaagagctttgtgattgactgtacaaa harbors:
- the LOC125261869 gene encoding cytosolic phospholipase A2 gamma-like isoform X2, whose amino-acid sequence is MSASKPQESGEVRIEPSLNKNEAEFIDGRRKSVLQSLKKLQIKCSQDEVPNIALLGSGGGQRAMVGLLGSLVQLQKTGLLDSILYLSGVSGSTWCMASVYQEPDWSTKLETVKNKIIKRLSGPEVSWKEAFAKLKKYYYGKDHFSLTDIWAVMVITSYVKEIDEHTLTEQWSQQSKDGKVPFPIYTVIDKKCKQRNIGDPWFEITPHEAGYSLTGAFVDASNFGSKFHKGSKKNQQDEFDMLYLQALCGSALADEVEIKKLLWQKIKDFFQHKETILKDMGKEPHERRLEALARESGTGSEEVFAAGFKPGTREVLLHPLSERRQQDPNAPATEECYQVLMNLVDMNLSVLTGKDPSAFDESIRTSLNDLSGGKIRVESLRISDKKAEKLNMKSRIGWPFELSGGQSHVEFPRLSAWTSIIKCMNHWTWGRNYNFLHDMTGEAVPSTLQETETRDYEDAGLLLNSPYFSVLRKERDIDLIISLDFSEGDPFMTVKEAAKMCKELNIPFPEVNIPSEDLQKPKDFYVFKGKNTPTVIHIPLFNMVNCGDKIEAKRKSYKTFQGPYSAEMITDLMEVAGKNITNNRGKLVEQIRAAVGQKGSRR
- the LOC125261869 gene encoding cytosolic phospholipase A2 gamma-like isoform X1, whose product is MSASKPQESGEVRIEPSLNKNEAEFIDGRRKSVLQSLKKLQIKCSQDEVPNIALLGSGGGQRAMVGLLGSLVQLQKTGLLDSILYLSGVSGSTWCMASVYQEPDWSTKLETVKNKIIKRLSGPEVSWKEAFAKLKKYYYGKDHFSLTDIWAVMVITSYVKEIDEHTLTEQWSQQSKDGKVPFPIYTVIDKKCKQRNIGDPWFEITPHEAGYSLTGAFVDASNFGSKFHKGSKKNQQDEFDMLYLQALCGSALADEVEIKKLLWQKIKDFFQHKETILKDMGKEPHERRLEALARESGTGSEEVFAAGFKPGTREVLLHPLSERRQQDPNAPATEECYQVLMNLVDMNLSVLTGKDPSAFDESIRTSLNDLSGGKIRVESLRISDKKAEKLNMKSYTMDVINNFRGRIGWPFELSGGQSHVEFPRLSAWTSIIKCMNHWTWGRNYNFLHDMTGEAVPSTLQETETRDYEDAGLLLNSPYFSVLRKERDIDLIISLDFSEGDPFMTVKEAAKMCKELNIPFPEVNIPSEDLQKPKDFYVFKGKNTPTVIHIPLFNMVNCGDKIEAKRKSYKTFQGPYSAEMITDLMEVAGKNITNNRGKLVEQIRAAVGQKGSRR